A single Methanocaldococcus bathoardescens DNA region contains:
- a CDS encoding 50S ribosomal protein L31e — protein sequence MMEERIYTIPLRDVINKSVRNKRAPRAIKKIKQFLKRHMKADIVKIDNELNEKIWERGIQKPPARVRVKAVKEGNVVIATLAE from the coding sequence ATGATGGAAGAGAGAATATATACAATCCCATTAAGAGATGTAATAAATAAATCAGTTAGAAATAAGAGGGCTCCAAGAGCTATAAAGAAAATAAAACAGTTTTTAAAGAGACATATGAAGGCAGATATTGTTAAGATAGACAATGAATTAAATGAAAAGATTTGGGAAAGAGGAATTCAAAAACCACCTGCAAGAGTTAGAGTTAAGGCAGTAAAAGAAGGAAATGTTGTTATAGCTACACTCGCAGAGTAA
- a CDS encoding selenouridine synthase SelU-like subunit, which translates to MIIFGLFGKTGCGKTEILQELKKYHPVIDIEEIARTRGSILGDLYHLSMRTQEEFDELINKEIEKAKQIGYAVVEYEGRKIGGEKKLKIPELLADIKNYTYKILIDCPYECQINRLISIYKPKNEKEKEILINKFLILRGSFKKPEMIEAVEKIIELIKQDRYYEAAKLIEEKLYREHYMRNVRKIKPDLVIYNEDVKKSAKMIDEFIKEKLKKHNL; encoded by the coding sequence ATGATTATCTTTGGATTATTTGGAAAAACAGGCTGTGGAAAGACTGAGATATTACAAGAATTAAAAAAATATCATCCTGTAATAGATATTGAAGAAATTGCGCGAACAAGAGGAAGTATTTTAGGAGATTTATATCACTTAAGTATGAGAACTCAGGAAGAGTTTGATGAACTTATTAATAAAGAGATTGAAAAAGCTAAACAAATTGGCTATGCAGTAGTTGAATACGAAGGAAGAAAGATTGGTGGAGAGAAAAAGCTAAAAATTCCTGAGTTGTTGGCGGATATTAAAAACTACACCTACAAAATCTTAATTGACTGCCCTTATGAATGTCAAATAAACAGATTAATCTCTATTTACAAACCAAAGAATGAAAAAGAGAAAGAAATTTTGATAAACAAATTTTTGATATTGAGGGGAAGTTTTAAAAAACCTGAAATGATTGAGGCTGTGGAAAAAATTATTGAACTTATAAAACAGGATAGATACTATGAAGCGGCAAAATTAATTGAAGAAAAACTTTATAGAGAACATTACATGAGAAATGTGAGAAAAATAAAACCTGATTTAGTAATTTACAATGAAGATGTCAAAAAATCAGCTAAAATGATAGATGAATTTATTAAAGAAAAATTAAAGAAGCATAATTTATAG
- the cas4 gene encoding CRISPR-associated protein Cas4, with protein sequence MEPEYLEKELLIRGTEINYLYICKTKLWYFVRGITMEHESDFVDLGKFLHEKSYFGEEKEVQIGSIKIDFIKKHDIIEIHEIKKGKKMEKAHIMQALYYIYYLSKLGMKAKAILHYPKLKEIKEIKLKENDKKEIINSIREIKKIKSLKNPPKPIYQKICEKCAYYELCYI encoded by the coding sequence ATGGAACCTGAATATCTTGAAAAAGAACTCTTAATTAGAGGAACTGAAATAAACTACCTTTATATTTGCAAAACAAAACTTTGGTATTTTGTAAGAGGTATAACTATGGAGCATGAGAGTGATTTTGTTGATTTAGGAAAATTTTTGCATGAGAAGAGTTATTTTGGAGAAGAAAAGGAAGTTCAAATAGGCAGTATAAAAATTGATTTCATAAAAAAGCATGATATCATTGAGATTCATGAAATAAAGAAAGGTAAAAAGATGGAAAAAGCCCATATTATGCAAGCATTGTATTATATCTACTATTTAAGTAAATTGGGGATGAAAGCAAAAGCAATCCTTCATTATCCAAAACTTAAAGAGATTAAAGAGATTAAACTAAAAGAAAATGATAAAAAAGAAATAATAAATTCAATAAGAGAAATTAAAAAAATAAAATCATTAAAAAATCCGCCAAAACCAATTTATCAAAAAATTTGTGAAAAATGTGCTTACTATGAACTTTGCTATATTTAG
- the rqcH gene encoding ribosome rescue protein RqcH: MKSEMTNVDVCCVVNELQNLVNGRLDKAFLIDNEQNRELILKIHVPEGGSRELVISIGKYKYITLTNYEREKPKLPPSFAMLLRKYLKNAKLIKIEQVNFDRIVIFHFETRDGIYKLVAELFGDGNIIFLNSEDIIIAPLRVERWSSRNIVPKEEYKFPPQKPLNPYNLEFSIAYEVFKDYFLNNKGVECVRLISRVFGIGGLYAEEICERAGIDKKKKDLSEEEIKKLFEASKNLFNEIFNNRKPQIVLKDNEYFDVVPIDLKKYEGLEKKYYNSFLEAVDDYFAKFLTKVEVKKEKSKIEREIERQENILKRQLETLKKYKEDAEKNQIKGDLIYANYQIVEELLNAIRQAREKMDWARIKKIIRENKEHPILGLIENINENVGEIVIRLKSEVDDNVIEERVSLDIRKNAFENAESYYEKAKKLRGKIEGIENAIELTKKKIEELKKKGEKELKEKENLQMKKKVRKERKWYEKFKWTVINGFLVIAGKDAITNEIIIKKYTDKDDIVFHADIQGAPFTVIKTGGKEVDEETLEEVAKFSVSHSRAWKLGYGAIDTYWVKPEQISKTAESGEYLKRGAFVIRGERHYYRNTPLELGIGVIEYDGDIKITTAPPKTLQKSFIKWVLLKPSNKEKGKVVKELKEIFKNYGIDDEDILRVLPPGGCEIIKK, from the coding sequence ATGAAGAGTGAGATGACTAACGTAGATGTATGTTGTGTTGTAAATGAATTACAAAACTTAGTTAATGGTAGATTGGATAAAGCATTTTTAATTGATAATGAGCAGAACAGGGAATTGATATTAAAAATCCATGTTCCTGAAGGAGGAAGTAGAGAGCTTGTTATAAGTATTGGTAAATATAAATATATAACTTTAACAAATTATGAAAGGGAAAAACCAAAACTTCCCCCATCTTTTGCCATGTTATTAAGAAAATATTTAAAAAATGCTAAATTAATAAAAATTGAGCAAGTAAATTTTGATAGAATTGTTATTTTCCACTTCGAAACAAGAGATGGGATTTATAAATTGGTTGCTGAGCTGTTTGGTGATGGAAATATCATATTTTTGAATAGTGAGGATATAATTATAGCCCCACTTAGAGTCGAGAGATGGAGCTCAAGAAATATAGTTCCAAAGGAAGAATATAAATTTCCTCCACAGAAACCATTAAACCCATATAATTTAGAGTTTTCTATCGCTTATGAGGTATTTAAAGATTATTTCTTAAATAATAAAGGGGTTGAGTGCGTTAGATTAATATCAAGAGTTTTTGGTATTGGTGGGCTTTACGCTGAAGAAATTTGTGAAAGGGCAGGAATAGATAAGAAAAAGAAAGATTTAAGTGAAGAAGAGATTAAAAAGCTCTTTGAAGCTTCTAAAAATCTATTTAATGAAATTTTTAACAATAGAAAGCCACAGATTGTTTTAAAGGACAATGAATACTTTGACGTTGTACCTATTGATTTAAAAAAATACGAGGGTTTAGAGAAAAAGTATTACAATAGTTTTTTAGAGGCAGTTGATGATTATTTTGCTAAATTTTTAACAAAAGTTGAAGTTAAAAAAGAAAAATCAAAAATTGAGAGAGAAATTGAGAGGCAAGAAAATATATTGAAAAGGCAGTTAGAAACTTTGAAGAAGTATAAAGAAGATGCAGAGAAAAACCAAATTAAAGGTGATTTAATCTATGCAAACTATCAAATTGTTGAAGAGCTATTAAATGCTATAAGACAAGCAAGAGAAAAAATGGACTGGGCAAGAATAAAAAAGATAATTAGAGAAAATAAAGAGCATCCAATTTTGGGATTGATTGAAAATATAAATGAAAATGTTGGGGAAATAGTTATTAGATTAAAATCTGAAGTTGATGACAATGTTATAGAAGAAAGAGTTTCTTTAGATATAAGAAAAAATGCCTTTGAAAATGCTGAAAGCTATTATGAAAAGGCTAAAAAGTTGAGAGGTAAAATTGAAGGAATAGAAAATGCTATTGAGCTAACTAAAAAGAAGATAGAGGAACTTAAAAAGAAAGGAGAAAAAGAGTTAAAAGAAAAAGAAAACTTGCAGATGAAGAAGAAAGTAAGAAAAGAGAGAAAATGGTATGAGAAGTTTAAATGGACTGTTATTAATGGATTTTTGGTTATTGCTGGAAAAGATGCAATAACAAATGAGATTATTATTAAAAAATACACTGATAAAGATGATATTGTATTCCACGCAGATATTCAAGGGGCTCCATTTACAGTTATAAAAACTGGAGGAAAGGAGGTTGATGAAGAAACATTGGAAGAGGTTGCTAAATTTTCTGTCTCTCATTCAAGAGCTTGGAAGCTTGGATATGGGGCTATAGACACTTATTGGGTTAAACCAGAGCAAATATCAAAAACAGCTGAAAGTGGGGAGTATTTAAAAAGAGGAGCGTTTGTAATTAGAGGGGAAAGGCATTATTATAGAAACACACCCTTAGAGTTGGGTATTGGAGTTATTGAATACGATGGGGATATAAAAATAACAACAGCTCCGCCAAAAACATTACAAAAAAGCTTTATTAAATGGGTTTTATTAAAACCTTCAAATAAAGAGAAAGGAAAGGTTGTTAAAGAGCTTAAAGAGATATTTAAAAATTATGGTATTGATGATGAGGATATTTTAAGAGTTCTCCCCCCTGGAGGGTGTGAGATAATTAAAAAATAA
- a CDS encoding selenouridine synthase SelU-like subunit produces the protein MDEGILARLITFTEDVVLCIVLNDGRKMITNGKKILAGKIEGELASFILNASKEFLEDKKVGIKKFKDYDIYFERIDINKFLKSIGGEFVKNTITVNDLLKLMNREDVIIVDTRSPREYKEDTIPGAINIPLFLDEEHALIGKVYKQEGREKAMDIATDIIERGLKRILNEAKKLDRDKLIVIFCARGGMRSQTMALILQLLGFKVKRLIGGFKAFKHAINKENRQNKQ, from the coding sequence ATGGACGAGGGGATTTTAGCTCGGCTAATAACATTTACGGAGGATGTTGTTTTATGCATTGTTTTAAACGATGGGAGGAAGATGATAACAAATGGTAAAAAAATATTAGCTGGAAAAATTGAGGGAGAGCTGGCCTCTTTTATATTAAACGCTTCTAAAGAATTTTTAGAAGATAAAAAGGTTGGTATAAAGAAATTTAAAGATTACGACATATACTTTGAAAGAATAGATATTAACAAGTTTTTAAAGTCCATTGGTGGAGAGTTTGTTAAAAATACCATAACTGTTAATGACCTTTTGAAATTAATGAATCGGGAAGATGTTATTATAGTAGATACAAGAAGTCCAAGGGAGTATAAGGAGGATACAATCCCAGGAGCTATAAATATTCCTCTATTTTTAGATGAAGAACATGCATTAATTGGAAAAGTGTATAAACAAGAAGGTAGAGAAAAAGCTATGGATATAGCCACAGATATTATTGAAAGAGGATTAAAAAGGATTTTAAATGAGGCAAAAAAGCTTGATAGGGATAAATTAATTGTTATTTTCTGTGCAAGAGGGGGGATGAGAAGTCAAACAATGGCTTTAATTTTGCAACTATTAGGATTTAAAGTTAAAAGATTGATAGGTGGATTTAAAGCATTTAAACACGCAATAAATAAAGAAAATAGGCAAAATAAACAATAA
- a CDS encoding translation initiation factor IF-6, which yields MIIRKYFSGIPTIGVLALTTEDITLLPIFLDKNDVNEVSEVLETKCLQINIGGSSLIGSLSAANKYGLLLPKIVDDEELNKIKNFLKENDLDLNIEIIKSKNTALGNLILTNDKGALISIELKDFKKDIEDALNVEVEVGTIAELPTVGSNAVVTNKGCLTHPLVEDEEFEFLKSLFKVEYIGKGTANKGTTSVGACIIANSKGAIVGGDTTGPELLMIEDALGLI from the coding sequence ATGATTATAAGAAAATACTTTTCAGGAATTCCTACAATTGGTGTATTAGCATTGACAACTGAGGACATCACTTTATTACCAATTTTTCTTGATAAAAATGATGTTAATGAAGTTTCTGAAGTTTTAGAAACTAAATGCCTCCAGATTAATATTGGGGGTAGTTCTTTAATTGGTTCTTTATCAGCGGCAAATAAATATGGCTTATTATTACCAAAAATCGTTGATGATGAAGAATTGAACAAAATAAAAAATTTCTTAAAAGAGAACGATTTAGATTTGAATATTGAGATTATAAAATCAAAAAACACGGCTTTAGGTAATTTAATATTAACAAACGATAAAGGAGCTTTAATTTCTATAGAGTTAAAGGATTTCAAAAAAGATATTGAAGATGCCTTAAATGTTGAGGTTGAGGTTGGCACCATTGCTGAGCTTCCAACCGTTGGAAGCAATGCTGTTGTAACAAATAAGGGTTGTTTAACTCATCCATTAGTTGAAGATGAAGAATTTGAGTTTTTAAAAAGCTTGTTTAAAGTGGAATATATTGGAAAAGGAACAGCAAATAAAGGAACCACTTCTGTTGGAGCTTGTATTATAGCAAACTCTAAGGGAGCTATAGTTGGTGGAGATACTACTGGGCCAGAGCTTTTAATGATTGAAGATGCTTTAGGGCTAATTTAA
- the cas3 gene encoding type I-D CRISPR-associated helicase Cas3' encodes MESLKLKVSKKCLPFGDKVIRQGFRLHKFQEIFYSDIAELEKDVYFIVAPTGAGKTFSFAFPILYAKDSNYLTSRRGLIVVPTNALAEDIEKTLKEQGIKVEVITGKTLTKKGKERGEELIEKLKNCEIAVTNPDILNHMINSGYHLPKKNEKFRHLKDFPDWSAFFNALDYVIFDEYHLYDEEQIANILIWFLMTKELFKQIKWFFVSATPEENLIEFLNENGITPEIIEQPLSNEGRVIQGEMEIEFIKISKRIERSLFGYLVKDGRLKENIKNIIEKTISNNEKILIIFNSLRDAMRMKYIIENEIDAEVWVNTGLQTREENNNNLDEILSKTDIIITTSKAEVGVNYPVSLCFMDSGLYLRNFMQRIGRVGRGIEKCKIYCTITTKIFNNLDKHFNEIKKEELNYYEFVDLMKKAFEDREFKKDKVPKFCGAVLWSVLNSMKEYNEKSTYNRRKILENLRDKFQYYWILYHLNEKIKRIEEEDDEEIVDEDVRGELLRWGKSFKDSFRRFRNDSVIWKVIYEDGRETEYDLLWILDNAFVKIDKENRTVIIKDFREKRGCVVRGIVTFSLLDKEYPPTIGGVDKGEWFKFLYSDYIGDIFLQKFENWKIYKEKYFEDETFFEELVKDIESLAPIYSKKRIEIFDLVVDFGEIWYDDIL; translated from the coding sequence ATGGAATCTTTAAAATTAAAAGTTTCAAAGAAATGTTTGCCTTTTGGAGATAAGGTTATTAGGCAAGGATTTAGGTTGCATAAATTTCAAGAGATATTTTATTCAGATATTGCTGAGTTAGAGAAGGATGTTTATTTTATTGTAGCCCCAACTGGTGCAGGAAAGACATTTTCTTTTGCATTTCCTATCTTATATGCAAAGGATAGCAATTATCTAACTTCCAGAAGAGGATTAATTGTGGTTCCAACAAATGCATTGGCAGAAGATATTGAAAAAACATTAAAAGAGCAGGGAATTAAGGTTGAGGTAATAACTGGAAAAACATTAACAAAAAAGGGGAAAGAAAGAGGAGAAGAACTAATAGAAAAGTTAAAAAATTGTGAAATTGCAGTAACAAATCCAGATATTCTAAATCATATGATAAATAGTGGATACCACTTACCAAAAAAGAATGAAAAATTTAGACATTTAAAAGATTTTCCAGATTGGTCTGCCTTCTTTAATGCATTAGATTATGTTATTTTCGATGAGTATCATTTGTATGATGAAGAGCAAATAGCAAATATTTTAATTTGGTTTTTAATGACAAAAGAATTATTTAAGCAGATAAAATGGTTTTTTGTTTCTGCAACACCAGAAGAGAATTTAATTGAATTCTTAAATGAAAATGGAATTACTCCAGAAATTATCGAGCAACCATTAAGTAATGAAGGAAGAGTTATTCAGGGAGAAATGGAAATTGAGTTTATAAAAATCTCAAAACGCATAGAAAGGAGTTTATTTGGTTATTTAGTTAAAGATGGAAGATTAAAGGAAAATATTAAAAATATTATAGAAAAGACAATCTCTAACAATGAGAAGATTTTAATAATTTTTAATTCGTTGAGAGATGCTATGAGAATGAAATATATTATTGAGAATGAGATTGATGCAGAGGTTTGGGTTAATACAGGGTTGCAGACACGAGAAGAAAATAACAACAATTTAGATGAAATTCTAAGCAAAACAGATATCATAATAACAACATCAAAAGCAGAAGTAGGAGTTAATTATCCAGTTTCTTTATGTTTTATGGATTCAGGATTGTATTTGAGGAATTTTATGCAAAGAATCGGAAGAGTTGGGAGGGGAATAGAAAAATGCAAAATATACTGCACAATAACAACAAAAATCTTCAATAACTTGGATAAACATTTCAATGAAATCAAAAAAGAAGAATTAAACTATTACGAATTCGTAGATTTGATGAAAAAGGCATTTGAGGATAGAGAATTCAAAAAAGATAAAGTTCCTAAATTTTGTGGTGCAGTTCTTTGGAGTGTTCTTAACTCAATGAAGGAATATAACGAAAAATCAACCTACAATAGAAGAAAGATACTTGAAAATTTAAGAGATAAATTCCAATATTATTGGATTTTGTATCATCTAAATGAAAAAATAAAGAGAATTGAAGAAGAAGATGATGAAGAGATTGTTGATGAAGATGTAAGAGGAGAATTATTAAGATGGGGGAAGAGTTTTAAAGATTCATTTAGGAGATTTAGGAATGATAGCGTTATTTGGAAGGTTATCTATGAAGATGGAAGAGAAACAGAATATGACTTATTGTGGATTTTAGATAATGCCTTTGTTAAGATTGATAAAGAAAATAGAACTGTTATTATCAAAGATTTTAGAGAGAAAAGGGGGTGTGTTGTTAGAGGGATTGTAACATTTTCTTTACTTGATAAGGAGTATCCTCCAACCATTGGAGGAGTTGATAAAGGAGAATGGTTTAAATTCTTATATTCTGATTATATTGGAGACATATTCTTACAAAAATTTGAGAATTGGAAAATATACAAAGAAAAATACTTCGAAGATGAAACTTTCTTTGAAGAGTTAGTTAAGGATATTGAATCACTCGCTCCAATATACTCAAAAAAGAGAATTGAAATTTTTGATTTAGTTGTAGATTTTGGAGAGATTTGGTATGATGATATTCTTTAA
- the pth2 gene encoding aminoacyl-tRNA hydrolase: MKMVVVIRNDLGMGKGKMVAQGGHAIIEAFLDAKKRNPKAVEEWLREGQKKVVVKVNSEKELIDIYNKAKSEGLPCSIIRDAGHTQLEPGTLTAVAIGPEKDEKIDKITGHLKLL; encoded by the coding sequence ATGAAAATGGTGGTAGTTATAAGAAATGATTTAGGTATGGGAAAAGGGAAAATGGTAGCTCAGGGAGGACATGCGATAATAGAAGCTTTCTTAGATGCTAAGAAGAGGAATCCAAAGGCTGTTGAGGAATGGTTAAGAGAGGGACAGAAAAAGGTTGTGGTTAAAGTAAACTCTGAAAAAGAATTAATAGATATTTACAACAAAGCAAAAAGTGAAGGTTTACCTTGCTCAATAATTAGAGATGCAGGACATACACAATTAGAGCCAGGAACTTTAACTGCTGTTGCTATAGGTCCAGAAAAGGATGAAAAGATAGATAAAATTACAGGACATTTAAAACTTTTATAA
- the mfnA gene encoding tyrosine decarboxylase MfnA: protein MQEKGVSEREILEELIKYRDLDLKYEDGKIFGSMCSNILPITRKIVDMFLETNLGDPGLFKGTKLLEEKAIALLGSLLNNKNAYGHIVSGGTEANLMALRCIKNIWREKKRKGLSKNERPKIIIPVTAHFSFEKGRDMMDLDYIYAPIKKDYTIDEKFVRDAVEDYEIDGIIGIAGTTELGTIDNIEELSKIAKENDIYIHVDAAFGGFVIPFLEDKYKKKGVNYKFDFSLGVDSITIDPHKMGHCPIPSGGILFKDMSYKKYLDVNAPYLTETRQATILGTRVGFGGACTYAVLRYLGREGQRKIVSECMENTLYLYKKLKENNFKPVIEPILNIVAIEDEDYKEICKKLRDRGIYVSVCNCVKALRIVVMPHIKKEHIDNLIETLKIIKKD, encoded by the coding sequence ATGCAAGAAAAGGGCGTTAGTGAGAGAGAAATTTTGGAGGAGTTAATTAAATACAGAGATTTGGATTTAAAGTATGAGGATGGAAAGATTTTCGGTTCAATGTGCTCAAATATATTGCCAATAACGAGAAAAATTGTGGATATGTTCTTAGAAACAAACTTGGGAGACCCTGGATTATTTAAAGGAACTAAATTGTTGGAAGAAAAAGCCATAGCATTATTAGGCTCTTTGTTAAACAATAAAAATGCCTATGGGCATATAGTTAGTGGAGGAACTGAAGCCAACTTAATGGCATTGAGGTGTATAAAAAACATTTGGAGAGAGAAAAAAAGAAAAGGATTATCAAAAAATGAGCGTCCAAAAATTATTATTCCAGTAACTGCCCATTTTTCATTTGAAAAAGGAAGAGATATGATGGATTTAGATTATATATATGCCCCAATTAAGAAAGATTATACAATAGATGAAAAATTCGTTAGGGATGCTGTAGAAGATTATGAAATAGATGGAATTATTGGAATAGCAGGAACAACAGAGCTTGGAACTATAGATAATATAGAAGAGCTAAGCAAAATAGCTAAGGAAAATGATATTTATATTCATGTAGATGCGGCATTTGGTGGCTTTGTAATCCCATTTTTAGAGGATAAATACAAGAAAAAAGGAGTAAATTATAAGTTTGATTTCTCTTTGGGAGTTGATTCCATAACTATAGACCCTCATAAAATGGGACACTGTCCAATACCAAGTGGAGGGATTTTGTTTAAAGATATGAGTTATAAAAAATATTTGGATGTCAATGCCCCTTATCTAACAGAAACAAGGCAAGCAACAATTTTAGGAACAAGAGTAGGATTTGGAGGGGCTTGCACTTATGCTGTTCTAAGATATTTAGGTAGAGAAGGGCAGAGAAAGATAGTTAGTGAGTGCATGGAAAATACTCTTTATCTTTATAAAAAATTAAAAGAAAATAATTTTAAGCCTGTTATTGAGCCAATATTAAATATTGTTGCAATTGAGGATGAAGATTATAAAGAAATTTGCAAAAAACTTAGAGATAGAGGTATTTATGTCTCAGTTTGTAATTGTGTTAAAGCTTTGAGGATTGTTGTTATGCCACACATTAAAAAAGAACATATTGACAATCTTATTGAAACATTAAAAATTATTAAAAAAGATTGA
- the cas1b gene encoding type I-B CRISPR-associated endonuclease Cas1b, giving the protein MRKKSLTLLSDGYLFRKENTLYFENAKGKKPLAIEGIYDIYVYGKVSISSQALHYLAQKGIAVHFFNHYGYYDGSFYPRESLHSGYLVVNQVEHYLNKNKRLELAKLFVLGGLKNMERNLSKFKNKTSFDSYIEELNNCNKITEVMNVEGRVRTEYYRLWDDTLPDDFKIVKRTRRPPKNEMNALISFLNSRLYPAIITELYNTQLTPTVSYLHEPFERRFSLALDLSEIFKPIIVDRLVNKLVKQNIIKKEHFRDDLNGVLLNKEGMRIVLENFNKKMDNTVKHPKLKKNVSKRRLIRLEAYKLVKHFVGQQKYEPLVAWF; this is encoded by the coding sequence ATGAGAAAGAAATCTCTAACTTTACTATCAGATGGATACTTATTTAGAAAAGAAAATACTCTCTATTTTGAAAATGCAAAAGGAAAGAAACCATTAGCCATTGAAGGAATTTATGATATTTACGTTTATGGAAAGGTTAGTATTAGCTCACAGGCATTACATTATTTAGCTCAAAAAGGCATTGCAGTTCATTTTTTTAACCATTATGGCTATTACGATGGGAGTTTTTATCCAAGAGAGTCATTACATTCTGGTTATTTAGTAGTTAACCAAGTTGAACATTATTTAAATAAAAATAAAAGATTAGAGTTAGCAAAGTTGTTTGTTTTAGGAGGATTAAAAAACATGGAGCGAAATTTATCAAAATTTAAGAATAAAACAAGTTTTGATAGTTATATTGAAGAGTTAAACAACTGTAATAAAATTACTGAAGTCATGAATGTAGAGGGAAGGGTTAGAACTGAATACTATAGATTATGGGATGATACATTGCCAGATGACTTTAAAATAGTTAAGAGGACAAGAAGACCTCCAAAAAATGAGATGAATGCGTTGATAAGCTTTTTAAACTCTCGCCTCTATCCAGCCATAATTACTGAACTATACAATACCCAGCTAACACCAACTGTTAGCTATTTACATGAGCCATTTGAGAGAAGATTTTCCTTAGCTTTAGATTTAAGTGAGATATTTAAACCAATAATTGTTGACAGGTTAGTAAATAAGTTGGTTAAACAAAATATTATTAAAAAGGAGCATTTTAGAGATGATTTAAATGGAGTGTTATTAAATAAAGAAGGAATGAGAATAGTTTTAGAAAATTTTAATAAGAAAATGGATAATACTGTTAAACATCCAAAATTAAAAAAGAATGTTTCAAAGAGAAGATTGATAAGGTTAGAAGCATATAAGTTGGTTAAGCATTTTGTTGGGCAACAGAAATATGAGCCATTGGTTGCATGGTTTTAA
- a CDS encoding toprim domain-containing protein — MRRDEYFEKLLEVIEELKIEAEEKPIIVEGKRDVESLEKLGVEGTFIIIAKTPVYLIADELVRKGIREVILLTDFDRRGRMLAKAIIEEFRHRGIKVNTKLRQEIFIYTNSGIRDIESLFSYVNKRLF; from the coding sequence ATGAGGAGGGATGAATATTTTGAAAAATTGTTGGAGGTTATTGAAGAGTTAAAGATTGAAGCAGAAGAAAAGCCAATTATTGTTGAAGGTAAAAGAGATGTCGAAAGCTTAGAAAAATTAGGTGTTGAAGGGACTTTTATTATAATAGCCAAAACACCAGTTTATTTAATAGCTGATGAGCTTGTAAGGAAAGGAATTAGAGAAGTTATTCTACTAACTGACTTTGATAGAAGGGGTAGGATGTTAGCTAAAGCTATAATAGAAGAGTTTAGACATAGAGGAATTAAAGTAAATACAAAACTCAGACAGGAAATATTTATTTACACAAATAGCGGGATTAGAGATATAGAGAGTTTGTTTTCTTACGTGAATAAGAGGTTGTTCTGA
- the cas2 gene encoding CRISPR-associated endonuclease Cas2, translating into MYVIVVYDVNVARVNKVKSFLRKHLNWVQNSVFEGEVTKAEFERIKEGILRIIDENEDSVIIYKCPLDFVPKREILGLEKNPIDDII; encoded by the coding sequence ATGTATGTGATTGTTGTTTATGATGTGAATGTTGCAAGAGTGAATAAGGTAAAGAGTTTTCTTAGAAAGCATTTGAATTGGGTTCAGAATAGTGTTTTTGAAGGGGAGGTTACAAAAGCAGAGTTTGAAAGAATAAAAGAGGGAATTTTAAGGATTATTGATGAAAATGAAGATTCAGTGATAATTTATAAATGCCCATTAGATTTCGTTCCAAAAAGAGAGATTTTGGGTTTAGAGAAAAATCCAATTGATGATATTATTTAA
- a CDS encoding CBS domain-containing protein, translating to MVTDVPVVVAMSEPLFIKSYISAYDAMKMMINKGKRYCILLDKNNIPVGIVTITDIIKHILLEKVPPEDVEVYEIATKKIITISPDTSIEEALEIMKKYGVSKLPIVDKGKIVGIVTENELIELLPYIIEPLKELVDYLIDIINSELQESSKKKEIIKMLSKTK from the coding sequence ATGGTAACTGATGTTCCAGTAGTAGTTGCTATGTCAGAACCCCTATTTATTAAAAGCTATATTTCAGCTTATGATGCAATGAAAATGATGATAAATAAGGGAAAAAGATACTGTATCCTCCTTGATAAAAATAACATTCCTGTGGGGATAGTTACAATAACTGATATTATAAAGCATATTCTCTTAGAGAAAGTACCTCCAGAAGATGTTGAAGTTTATGAAATAGCTACAAAAAAAATTATAACTATCTCTCCAGATACATCAATAGAGGAAGCGTTAGAAATTATGAAAAAATATGGAGTATCAAAATTACCAATAGTGGATAAAGGAAAAATTGTTGGGATAGTAACTGAAAATGAACTAATAGAGCTTCTACCATATATAATAGAGCCTTTAAAAGAACTTGTAGATTATCTAATAGATATAATTAATAGTGAATTACAGGAATCGAGTAAGAAAAAAGAAATTATAAAAATGTTATCAAAAACCAAATAG